A genomic window from Sorex araneus isolate mSorAra2 chromosome 2, mSorAra2.pri, whole genome shotgun sequence includes:
- the BRD4 gene encoding bromodomain-containing protein 4 isoform X3, whose amino-acid sequence MSAESGPGTRLRNLPVMGDGLETTQMSTTQAQAQPQPANAASTNPPPPETSNPNKPKRQTNQLQYLLRVVLKTLWRHQFAWPFQQPVDAVKLNLPDYYKIIKQPMDMGTIKKRLENNYYWNAQECIQDFNTMFTNCYIYNKPGDDIVLMAEALEKLFLQKINELPTEETEIMIVQAKGRGRGRKEAGTAKPGVSTVPNTTQASTPPQTQAPQQNPPPVQPTPHPFPSVTPDLIVQTPVMTVVPPQPLQTPPPAPPQPPPTPAPAPQPVQSHPPIIAATPQPVKTKKGVKRKADTTTPTTIDPILEAPLLPPEPKATKLGPRRESSRPVKAPKKDVPDSQQHPAAPDRSTKVSEQLRCCSGILKEMFAKKHAAYAWPFYKPVDVEALGLHDYCDIIKHPMDMSTIKSKLEAREYRDAQEFGADVRLMFSNCYKYNPPDHEVVAMARKLQDVFEMRFAKMPDEPEEPVVAVSSPAVPPPTKVAAPPSSSDSSSDSSSDSDSSTDDSEEERAQRLAELQEQLKAVHEQLAALSQPQQNKPKKKEKDKKEKKKEKHKKKEEVEESKKSKAKELPPKKTKKNSVGGPASKKEPAPTKSRPPPAYESEEEDKCKPMSYEEKRQLSLDINKLPGEKLGRVVHIIQSREPSLKNSNPDEIEIDFETLKPSTLRELERYVTSCLRKKRKPAAEKVDVMAGSSKMKGFSSSESESTSESSSSDSEDSETGPA is encoded by the exons ATGTCTGCGGAGAGCGGCCCTGGGACGAGATTGAGAAATCTGCCCGTGATGGGGGATGGACTAGAGACTACCCAGATGTCCACGACGCAAGCCCAGGCTCAGCCCCAGCCAGCCAACGCCGCCAgcaccaaccccccacccccggagacCTCCAACCCCAACAAGCCCAAGAGGCAGACCAACCAACTCCAGTACCTGCTCCGCGTGGTGCTTAAGACGCTATGGAGACACCAGTTTGCATGGCCTTTCCAGCAGCCTGTGGACGCCGTCAAGCTGAACCTCCCT GATTACTACAAAATTATCAAGCAGCCAATGGATATGGGAACAATAAAGAAGCGCTTGGAAAACAACTATTACTGGAACGCTCAGGAATGTATCCAGGACTTCAACACGATGTTTACGAATTGTTATATCTATAACAAG CCTGGAGATGACATAGTCTTAATGGCAGAAGCTCTGGAAAAGCTCTTCTtgcaaaaaatcaatgaattgcCCACAGAAGAAACGGAGATCATGATAGTGCAGGCGAAAGGACGCGGGCGCGGGAGGAAAGAAGCAG GGACAGCAAAACCTGGCGTGTCGACGGTACCGAACACAACACAGGCATCGACACCGCCGCAGACCCAGGCCCCTCAGCAGAACCCTCCACCTGTGCAGCCCAcacctcaccccttcccctccgtCACCCCAGACCTCATCGTCCAAACACCTGTCATGACGGTGGTGCCGCCCCAGCCCCTGCAAACGCCCCCACCAGCGCCCCCACAGCCACCGCCCACACCTGCTCCCGCCCCCCAGCCAGTGCAGAGCCATCCACCCATCATTGCGGCCACCCCGCAGCCCGTGAAG ACAAAGAAAGGCGTGAAGAGGAAAGCggacaccaccacccccaccaccattgACCCCATTCTTGAGgcgcccctgctgccccctgagCCCAAGGCCACCAAGCTGGGCCCCCGGCGGGAGAGCAGCCGGCCAGTGAAAGCCCCCAAGAAGGACGTGCCCGACTCGCAGCAGCACCCAGCGGCACCGGACAGGAGCACCAAAGTGTCGGAGCAGCTCCGGTGTTGCAGCGGCATCCTCAAGGAGATGTTCGCCAAGAAGCATGCAGCCTATGCCTGGCCCTTCTACAAACCCGTGGACGTGGAGGCCCTGGGCCTGCATGACTACTGCGACATCATCAAGCACCCCATGGACATGAGCACCATTAAG TCGAAGCTGGAGGCCCGAGAGTAccgtgatgctcaggaatttggTGCTGACGTCCGATTGATGTTTTCCAACTGCTACAAATACAACCCTCCTGACCATGAGGTGGTGGCCATGGCCCGAAAGCTCCAG GACGTGTTCGAGATGCGCTTTGCCAAGATGCCAGACGAGCCTGAGGAGCCTGTGGTGGCTGTGTCCTCCCCAGCGGTGCCACCCCCCACCAAGGTGGCTGCTCCCCCCTCGTCCAGTGACAGTAGCAGCGACAGCTCCTCAGACAGCGATAGCTCCACCGATGACTCAGAGGAGGAGCGGGCCCAGCGGCTGGCTGAGCTCCAGGAGCAG CTCAAGGCCGTGCACGAGCAGCTCGCAGCCCTCTCCCAACCccagcaaaacaaaccaaagaaaaaagagaaagacaagaaggagaagaaaaaagaaaagcacaaaaagaaagaggaggtaGAAGAGAGTAAGAAGAGCAAAGCCAAGGAGCTTCCTCCCAAAAAGACGAAGAAGAACAGCGTCGGCGGCCCCGCCAG CAAGAAGGAGCCGGCACCCACCAAGAGCAGGCCCCCGCCTGCGTACGAGTCGGAGGAGGAGGACAAGTGCAAGCCCATGTCCTACGAGGAGAAGCGGCAGCTCAGCCTGGACATCAACAAGCTGCCGGGCGAGAAGCTGGGTCGCGTGGTGCACATCATCCAGTCACGTGAGCCCTCGCTCAAGAACTCCAACCCCGACGAGATCGAGATCGACTTCGAGACTCTGAAGCCGTCCACACTGCGCGAGCTCGAGCGCTATGTCACCTCCTGCCTGCGAAAGAAGCGGAAGCCCGCAG CCGAGAAGGTGGATGTGATGGCTGGCTCCTCCAAGATGAAGGGCTTCTCGTCATCGGAGTCGGAGAGCACCAGCGAGTCCAGCTCTTCTGACAGCGAAGACTCAGAAACAG